Proteins encoded together in one Catellatospora citrea window:
- a CDS encoding GH92 family glycosyl hydrolase, with protein MSRPSPSRWRARLALLATASLVSVTAAAALSAPAHAADLNLTPHVNPFIGTDDSNSPNPVPGGAGGSTVPGPVLPFGMVQFSPDTPTASPSGYRYADTQIQEFSLTHFNGAGCANNEDIGILPITGALGSSPGTAWTNYQATQVKGSEVAQAGYYKAVLSTYGNTAAELTATTRTAMMRLAYPATTSARVLVNTSRSATGNRTGAISISGANVTGQVTAGGFCGSSKTYQIYFAMVFDRSPTGVGTWNGATISAGSTGTSGVNTGGYLTFDTSANSVVQVKTAISFVSIANAQANLSAENPGWDFTGVRNAADTAWNTILNRVQATGGSATDLQKFYTALYHVLQNPNIASDVDGQYRGFDNAVHTAAHPVYQNYSGWDIYRSWAALVALIAPAEAGDIAKSMVLDGQQGGLLPKWSQQNQEDFIMSGDPGPIVVASMYAFGARSFDTVAALALMHAGSNGGTAQGSAIRGRQGEYVSQHFIDEDPSDSLEYSASDFAVAQFAQALGDTAKYSTYIGRAQWWANVYSPESQYIHRRNADGSWTWPLTPASSSGYTEGNASQYTWMVTYNFASLIALMGGPQTAAQRLDHHFTQLNGGLTQPYFYIGNEPEHGVPWAYHYARKPAGASAAVRRVMNESFTTGAGGLPGNDDLGATSAWYVWAALGMYPPTPGADVLALHGPLFPSILLQRAAGNIQINATGAGPTSQYVQSFARNGTATTRNYLRYPDLAAGATLSFTMGSSPSTWGTGAADVPPSLNDGWSPPAAAPELGANLTAGKAATGSAACGAAEGPDKAVDGSLMNNSKFCTSAATRFLQVDLGSTQNVTSFVVKHAALGGEQSGWNTGAYNIQTSTDGTTWTTRVTVSGNRTSRTYHPIAAAGARYLRLNITTPANDGNTAARIYEFEAYGGSTGPVNVALGKTATADSSCNANEAAAKAVNGTWTAGTTDKWCSLGATKWWQVDLGASYPVSSITVRHAGAGGENTAWNTRDFTLQVSADGTTWTTVATVTGNTASTTTHPLSAATGRYVRLNISAPTSTTDSAARIYEVEVYS; from the coding sequence ATGTCTCGACCCTCGCCGTCCCGCTGGCGCGCCCGGCTCGCGCTGCTCGCGACCGCCTCCCTCGTCAGCGTCACCGCCGCCGCCGCGCTCAGCGCCCCGGCGCACGCCGCCGACCTCAACCTCACCCCGCACGTCAACCCGTTCATCGGCACCGACGACAGCAACTCCCCCAACCCGGTGCCCGGCGGCGCCGGCGGCAGCACCGTGCCCGGCCCGGTGCTGCCGTTCGGCATGGTCCAGTTCAGCCCCGACACCCCCACGGCGTCCCCGTCCGGCTACCGCTACGCCGACACCCAGATCCAGGAGTTCAGCCTCACCCACTTCAACGGGGCCGGCTGCGCCAACAACGAGGACATCGGCATCCTGCCGATCACCGGCGCCCTGGGCTCCTCCCCGGGCACCGCGTGGACCAACTACCAGGCGACCCAGGTCAAGGGCAGCGAGGTCGCGCAGGCCGGCTACTACAAGGCGGTGCTGTCGACGTACGGCAACACCGCCGCGGAGCTGACCGCGACCACCCGCACCGCCATGATGAGACTGGCCTACCCCGCCACCACCAGCGCCCGAGTCCTGGTCAACACCAGCCGCAGCGCCACCGGCAACCGCACCGGCGCGATCTCCATCAGCGGCGCGAACGTCACCGGCCAGGTCACCGCCGGCGGATTCTGCGGTTCGTCGAAGACGTACCAGATCTACTTCGCGATGGTGTTCGACCGCAGCCCGACCGGCGTCGGCACCTGGAACGGCGCGACGATCAGCGCCGGGTCCACCGGCACCAGCGGCGTCAACACCGGCGGCTACCTCACCTTCGACACCAGCGCCAACAGCGTCGTGCAGGTCAAGACCGCGATCTCGTTCGTGAGCATCGCCAACGCCCAGGCCAACCTGAGCGCCGAGAACCCGGGCTGGGACTTCACCGGTGTGCGCAACGCCGCCGACACCGCCTGGAACACCATCCTGAACCGGGTGCAGGCCACCGGCGGCAGCGCCACCGACCTGCAGAAGTTCTACACCGCCCTCTACCACGTGCTGCAGAACCCCAACATCGCCAGCGACGTCGACGGCCAGTACCGCGGCTTCGACAACGCCGTGCACACCGCCGCCCACCCGGTCTACCAGAACTACTCCGGCTGGGACATCTACCGCTCCTGGGCCGCCCTGGTCGCGCTCATCGCGCCCGCCGAGGCCGGCGACATCGCCAAGTCCATGGTCCTCGACGGCCAGCAGGGCGGGCTGCTGCCCAAATGGTCGCAGCAGAACCAGGAGGACTTCATCATGAGCGGCGATCCCGGCCCGATCGTCGTCGCCAGCATGTACGCCTTCGGCGCCCGCTCGTTCGACACCGTGGCGGCGCTCGCCCTCATGCACGCCGGCTCCAACGGCGGCACCGCGCAGGGCAGCGCCATCCGCGGCCGCCAGGGCGAGTACGTCAGCCAGCATTTCATCGACGAGGACCCGTCCGACTCACTGGAATACTCCGCCTCCGACTTCGCCGTCGCCCAGTTCGCGCAGGCGCTCGGGGACACCGCGAAGTACAGCACCTACATCGGCCGCGCCCAGTGGTGGGCCAACGTGTACAGCCCCGAGTCCCAGTACATCCACCGGCGCAACGCCGACGGCAGCTGGACCTGGCCGCTGACGCCGGCGAGCAGCTCCGGCTACACCGAGGGCAACGCCTCGCAGTACACCTGGATGGTCACCTACAACTTCGCGAGCCTCATCGCGCTCATGGGCGGACCGCAGACCGCCGCGCAGCGCCTCGACCACCACTTCACGCAGCTCAACGGCGGCCTCACCCAGCCGTACTTCTACATCGGCAACGAGCCCGAGCACGGTGTGCCGTGGGCCTACCACTACGCGCGCAAGCCGGCCGGGGCCAGCGCCGCGGTGCGGCGGGTGATGAACGAGTCGTTCACCACCGGCGCGGGCGGCCTGCCCGGCAACGACGACCTCGGCGCGACGTCGGCCTGGTACGTCTGGGCGGCGCTGGGCATGTACCCGCCCACCCCGGGCGCGGACGTGCTGGCCCTGCACGGGCCGCTGTTCCCGTCGATCCTCCTCCAGCGCGCCGCGGGCAACATCCAGATCAACGCCACCGGCGCGGGTCCGACCAGCCAGTACGTGCAGTCGTTCGCCCGCAACGGCACCGCGACCACCCGCAACTACCTGCGCTACCCGGACCTGGCCGCGGGCGCGACGCTGTCGTTCACGATGGGGTCCAGCCCGAGCACCTGGGGCACCGGCGCGGCGGACGTGCCGCCGTCGTTAAACGACGGCTGGTCCCCGCCCGCCGCAGCCCCCGAGCTGGGCGCGAACCTCACCGCGGGCAAGGCCGCGACCGGGTCCGCCGCGTGCGGCGCGGCCGAAGGCCCGGACAAGGCCGTCGACGGGTCGCTGATGAACAACAGCAAGTTCTGCACCAGCGCCGCGACCAGGTTCCTGCAGGTCGACCTCGGCTCGACGCAGAACGTCACCTCGTTCGTGGTCAAGCACGCCGCGCTCGGCGGCGAGCAGAGCGGCTGGAACACCGGCGCGTACAACATCCAGACCAGCACCGACGGCACCACCTGGACCACCAGGGTGACCGTCTCCGGCAACCGGACCAGCCGCACCTACCATCCGATCGCCGCCGCGGGCGCGCGCTACCTGCGGCTCAACATCACCACCCCGGCCAACGACGGCAACACCGCGGCCCGGATCTACGAGTTCGAGGCGTACGGCGGCAGCACCGGCCCGGTCAACGTCGCGCTCGGCAAGACCGCCACCGCCGACTCGTCCTGCAACGCCAACGAAGCCGCGGCCAAGGCCGTCAACGGCACCTGGACCGCCGGCACCACCGACAAGTGGTGCTCGCTCGGCGCCACCAAGTGGTGGCAGGTCGACCTGGGCGCGAGTTACCCGGTCAGCTCGATCACCGTCCGCCACGCCGGAGCCGGCGGGGAGAACACCGCGTGGAACACGCGCGACTTCACCCTGCAGGTGTCAGCCGACGGCACCACCTGGACCACCGTGGCGACCGTCACCGGCAACACCGCGAGCACGACCACCCATCCCCTCAGCGCGGCCACCGGCCGCTACGTGCGGCTGAACATCTCCGCGCCGACGTCGACCACCGACAGCGCCGCCCGGATCTATGAAGTCGAGGTGTACTCCTGA
- a CDS encoding sulfotransferase domain-containing protein, translating to MLLVYSGRHKAASSWSRAILREAAALLGLNMVTVIAPEQWASYGSLAELVRQERVDLLSLTNIEQRHYETLPPRRTVNVIRDPRDIVVSGYFSHRNTHGVHALGVTWHELIDHRRRLLELDVPDGLLEEIEFSGYFLDHMSTWDYHQPEVLELRMEDQISDQVAVWTRIFEHYGLLVPRRAVGGWVRTAAVRCRLAALRAEPDARLRRTLPAFTLGRLPRSYPRLAVNHYTFTRLSDSDRRPGEVDEMNHYRNGVPGDWRNHFTERHRKAFRARYGDLAERLGYPAD from the coding sequence GTGCTGCTCGTCTACTCCGGCCGCCACAAGGCGGCGTCCAGCTGGTCGCGTGCCATCCTGCGGGAGGCCGCAGCCCTGCTCGGCCTGAACATGGTCACCGTCATCGCGCCGGAGCAGTGGGCGTCCTACGGCTCGCTGGCCGAACTCGTCCGGCAGGAGCGGGTCGACCTCCTGTCGCTCACCAACATCGAGCAGCGGCACTACGAGACCCTGCCGCCGCGGCGCACCGTCAACGTCATCCGCGACCCGCGCGACATCGTGGTCTCGGGATACTTCAGCCACCGCAACACCCACGGCGTACACGCGCTGGGGGTGACCTGGCACGAGCTCATCGACCACCGCAGACGCCTGCTGGAGCTGGACGTCCCGGACGGCCTGCTGGAGGAGATCGAGTTCAGCGGCTACTTCCTCGACCACATGAGCACCTGGGACTACCACCAGCCGGAGGTGCTGGAGCTGCGGATGGAGGACCAGATCAGCGACCAGGTCGCCGTGTGGACGCGGATCTTCGAGCACTACGGGCTGCTGGTCCCGCGCCGGGCGGTCGGCGGGTGGGTCCGCACCGCCGCGGTGCGGTGCCGCCTGGCCGCGCTGCGGGCCGAGCCCGACGCCAGGCTGCGCCGCACGCTGCCCGCGTTCACCCTGGGCCGGCTGCCGCGGTCTTATCCGCGGCTCGCGGTGAACCACTACACGTTCACCCGGCTGTCCGACTCCGACCGCAGGCCCGGTGAGGTGGACGAGATGAACCACTACCGCAACGGCGTGCCCGGCGACTGGCGCAACCACTTCACCGAGCGGCACCGCAAGGCCTTCCGGGCGCGATACGGCGACCTGGCGGAGCGGCTGGGCTACCCCGCCGACTAG
- a CDS encoding SDR family oxidoreductase encodes MRIAVVGATGRIGSLTVAALQRAGHDVVPVSRTHGVDVVAGTGLDEVLTGVAAVVDTTSVNAATDAAAVGFFTTATANLLAAEQRAGVGHHVVLSIARVRDVPGNAHHAGKRAQEAAVEAGPIPYTIVPATQFHDFPVTVAGWVEKDGVAQLPPLLMQPIAPADVADILARVAVGPPQGRHRDIAGPEPQDLIDMARRTLAVQGRDIRLVPTWHGGIFDLTMSGDALLPAADAEIASTTFDDWLAAQR; translated from the coding sequence ATGCGAATAGCCGTGGTCGGGGCCACCGGGCGGATCGGCTCCCTGACCGTCGCCGCTCTGCAGCGCGCCGGGCACGACGTCGTGCCCGTCAGTCGCACGCACGGCGTGGACGTCGTCGCGGGCACCGGCCTCGACGAGGTCCTGACCGGCGTGGCCGCGGTCGTCGACACCACCAGCGTCAACGCCGCGACCGACGCCGCGGCCGTCGGCTTCTTCACCACTGCCACCGCCAACCTGCTCGCCGCCGAGCAGCGGGCCGGGGTCGGCCACCACGTCGTGCTGTCCATCGCCCGGGTGCGCGACGTGCCCGGCAACGCCCATCACGCGGGCAAGCGCGCGCAGGAGGCCGCCGTCGAGGCCGGGCCGATCCCGTACACCATCGTGCCCGCGACGCAGTTCCACGACTTCCCCGTGACGGTCGCCGGGTGGGTCGAGAAGGACGGTGTCGCGCAGCTGCCGCCGCTGCTGATGCAGCCGATCGCCCCTGCCGACGTCGCCGACATCCTCGCCCGGGTCGCCGTCGGCCCCCCGCAGGGCCGTCACCGCGACATCGCCGGACCCGAGCCGCAGGACCTGATCGACATGGCGCGCCGTACGCTCGCCGTGCAGGGCCGCGACATCCGGCTCGTGCCGACCTGGCACGGCGGCATCTTCGACCTGACCATGTCCGGCGACGCCCTGCTGCCCGCGGCCGATGCCGAGATCGCCTCGACGACGTTCGACGACTGGCTGGCGGCTCAGCGCTGA
- a CDS encoding nitrile hydratase accessory protein, which produces MTAPLDFDGVVAPPRANGELLFAEPWQSRAFGMAVTLYEAGAFTWPRFQAALIARIGAWENAADQGLPWGYYDHWLGALEDVLDEQGTVSHDEVATRAHALTRLPPDHDHRDGGHHH; this is translated from the coding sequence ATGACGGCCCCGCTCGACTTCGACGGGGTCGTCGCCCCGCCCCGCGCCAACGGGGAACTGCTGTTCGCCGAGCCGTGGCAGAGCCGTGCCTTCGGCATGGCCGTCACGCTGTACGAAGCGGGCGCCTTCACCTGGCCCCGGTTCCAGGCCGCACTCATCGCCCGCATCGGCGCGTGGGAGAACGCCGCCGATCAGGGCCTGCCCTGGGGCTACTACGACCACTGGCTCGGCGCGCTCGAGGACGTGCTGGACGAGCAGGGCACGGTCTCCCACGACGAGGTCGCCACCCGTGCCCACGCGCTGACCCGGCTCCCGCCCGACCACGACCACCGCGACGGCGGGCACCACCACTGA
- the nthA gene encoding nitrile hydratase subunit alpha, whose product MTTPGGAPSAALRTAALEQLLVERGLVDPRMVDAFIANYETNVGPLNGAKVVARAWTDPDYRGRLLAEGTAAIKELGFGGAQGEHIVVVENTPTTHNVVVCTLCSCYPWPVLGLPPSWYKDPAYRARMVREPRTVLAEMGLELGDDVQITVRDSTSEVRWLVLPERPAGTEHLSEAELVPLITRDAMVGVAKVAAP is encoded by the coding sequence ATGACGACCCCCGGCGGAGCCCCGTCCGCAGCCCTGCGCACCGCGGCGCTCGAACAGCTCCTCGTCGAACGGGGGCTGGTCGACCCGAGGATGGTGGACGCCTTCATCGCCAACTACGAGACCAACGTCGGCCCGCTCAACGGCGCCAAGGTCGTCGCCAGGGCCTGGACCGACCCCGACTACCGCGGTCGGCTCCTGGCGGAGGGCACCGCCGCCATCAAGGAACTCGGCTTCGGCGGCGCCCAGGGCGAACACATCGTCGTCGTCGAGAACACCCCCACCACCCACAACGTCGTGGTCTGCACTTTGTGCTCGTGCTACCCGTGGCCCGTGCTGGGTCTGCCGCCGAGCTGGTACAAGGACCCCGCCTACCGCGCCCGCATGGTCCGGGAACCCCGCACCGTCCTCGCCGAGATGGGCCTCGAACTCGGCGACGACGTCCAGATCACCGTTCGCGACTCCACCAGCGAGGTCCGCTGGCTCGTCCTGCCCGAGCGGCCCGCCGGCACCGAGCATCTGAGCGAGGCGGAACTCGTCCCGCTCATCACCCGCGACGCCATGGTCGGCGTGGCGAAGGTGGCCGCGCCATGA
- the nthB gene encoding nitrile hydratase subunit beta: MDGIADMGGTPGWGPVHPPRADEPVFAEPWQGRATALAILAGRLAGRNLDAFRHAVERLDRAAYLDQGYFGRWLNAAELMLVEGGVLAPGEIDARARDLRDRPVEAPPEPARPDAPAPAWPAGPGSLRTIEAAPAFAVGQRVRTRNISPPGHTRLPRYARGHTGVVEVVQPAAVFPDTHAHFQGEHPQYVYSVRFDSHELWGEDADSFAVTAELFEDYLEAGS; encoded by the coding sequence ATGGATGGCATCGCCGACATGGGGGGCACCCCGGGATGGGGTCCCGTGCATCCGCCGAGGGCCGATGAACCGGTCTTCGCCGAGCCCTGGCAGGGCCGGGCCACCGCGCTGGCGATCCTGGCCGGCCGGCTGGCCGGACGGAACCTGGACGCGTTCCGGCACGCCGTGGAACGCCTGGACCGAGCCGCCTACCTCGACCAGGGCTACTTCGGCCGCTGGCTCAACGCCGCCGAACTGATGCTCGTCGAGGGTGGCGTGCTCGCCCCTGGCGAGATCGACGCCCGGGCGCGCGACCTGCGCGACCGACCCGTCGAGGCTCCCCCCGAACCCGCCCGCCCCGACGCGCCGGCGCCCGCCTGGCCGGCCGGACCAGGCTCGTTGCGCACGATCGAGGCCGCACCGGCCTTCGCGGTCGGCCAGCGGGTCCGCACCAGGAACATCTCCCCGCCCGGCCACACCCGCCTGCCCCGGTACGCCCGGGGACACACCGGCGTCGTCGAGGTCGTCCAGCCCGCCGCCGTGTTCCCCGACACCCATGCCCACTTCCAGGGCGAGCACCCGCAGTACGTCTACTCCGTGCGGTTCGACTCGCACGAGCTCTGGGGCGAGGACGCCGACTCCTTCGCCGTCACCGCGGAACTGTTCGAGGACTACCTGGAGGCCGGCTCATGA
- a CDS encoding serpin family protein, protein MIETAVAGANAVTRRWVATIDAEGSVAVSGAGVWPLLAYLAPAADGASRDELTAAVGLPAEEAVAGAAALVELLQTTPGLRAAIGAWVHPQLTIRPQWRDTLPPGTVGVLGEQAVLDAWVREQTAGLLDRMPLTVDHETLLVLASALVARTRWREPFDDGMLVPMAGPWSGRRLAGLHRTTADRDLLAVYETPAGPVTVLTVEGTDGIDVDLAIGLPEAPAATVLAAGVDAPSAAPSRRGSQFAEGETAPGVTVGTGWGYDDTPRLMASLPRFTVASSHDLLAHADVFGLRTVSDLSSQRLPGVSDFPLGVGAAAQDLTASFTADGFEAAVVTAFGMRAGSAAPSGRPLQVQLLLDRPFGFVARHRPSGLVLAAGWVAQADAMS, encoded by the coding sequence GTGATCGAGACAGCGGTGGCGGGCGCGAACGCGGTGACGCGGCGATGGGTGGCCACGATCGATGCCGAGGGTTCGGTGGCCGTGTCCGGAGCGGGGGTGTGGCCGCTGCTGGCTTACCTGGCCCCGGCCGCCGACGGCGCCAGCCGTGACGAACTGACGGCGGCGGTCGGGCTGCCCGCCGAGGAGGCGGTCGCGGGCGCGGCGGCGCTGGTCGAGCTGCTGCAGACGACGCCCGGGCTGCGCGCCGCGATCGGTGCCTGGGTCCATCCCCAGCTGACGATTCGTCCACAGTGGCGCGACACCCTGCCGCCCGGCACCGTGGGCGTGCTCGGCGAGCAGGCCGTGCTGGACGCCTGGGTACGCGAGCAGACAGCAGGCCTGCTCGACCGGATGCCACTGACCGTCGACCACGAGACGCTGCTGGTGCTGGCGTCCGCGCTGGTCGCCCGGACCCGGTGGCGCGAACCGTTCGACGACGGCATGCTCGTCCCGATGGCAGGCCCGTGGTCCGGGCGGCGGCTGGCCGGCCTGCACCGGACCACCGCCGACCGTGACCTGCTCGCCGTGTACGAGACCCCGGCCGGTCCCGTCACCGTGCTGACCGTCGAGGGCACCGACGGCATCGACGTCGACCTGGCCATCGGCCTGCCCGAAGCCCCGGCCGCCACGGTGCTCGCCGCGGGCGTGGACGCCCCGTCGGCTGCGCCGTCGCGGCGTGGCTCGCAGTTCGCCGAGGGCGAGACCGCGCCCGGCGTCACCGTGGGCACCGGCTGGGGGTACGACGACACGCCCCGACTGATGGCGAGCCTGCCCCGGTTCACCGTGGCGTCGTCACACGACCTGCTCGCCCACGCGGACGTGTTCGGGCTGCGTACCGTGTCGGACCTCAGCTCGCAGCGACTGCCCGGGGTGAGCGACTTCCCGCTGGGCGTCGGCGCGGCGGCGCAGGACCTGACGGCATCGTTCACCGCGGACGGGTTCGAAGCGGCGGTGGTCACCGCGTTCGGCATGCGTGCCGGCAGCGCCGCGCCTTCAGGACGCCCACTGCAGGTCCAGTTGCTGCTGGACCGGCCGTTCGGGTTCGTGGCCCGGCACCGCCCGTCGGGCCTGGTGCTCGCCGCAGGCTGGGTCGCCCAGGCTGACGCGATGTCCTGA
- a CDS encoding response regulator codes for MSEPQIRVVVADDQALVRSGFTMILAAAGLDVVGEAADGEAALAAVRRLRPDVVLMDIRMPGMDGLEATRRLLATGATTTAGEPTRVIILTTFDLDEYVYAALRAGASGFLLKDVTPDHLVHAVRLVRDGDALLAPSITRRLVDRFTSTSGVREDHGALPTLTAREREVLVLLARGLSNAELAAQLQLGEATVKTHVARILAKLQLRDRVQAVIFAYESGLVSPGS; via the coding sequence ATGAGCGAGCCGCAGATCAGGGTCGTCGTCGCCGACGACCAGGCGCTGGTCCGCAGCGGGTTCACCATGATCCTCGCCGCCGCGGGCCTCGACGTGGTGGGGGAGGCCGCCGACGGCGAGGCCGCGCTGGCGGCGGTGCGGCGGCTGCGCCCGGACGTGGTGCTGATGGACATCCGCATGCCGGGCATGGACGGCCTGGAGGCGACCCGCCGCCTGCTGGCGACCGGGGCGACGACCACCGCCGGCGAGCCGACCCGGGTGATCATCCTGACCACGTTCGACCTCGACGAGTACGTCTACGCGGCGCTGCGCGCCGGGGCCAGCGGCTTCCTGCTCAAGGACGTGACACCGGACCACCTGGTGCACGCCGTGCGGCTGGTCCGCGACGGGGATGCGCTGCTCGCACCGTCGATCACCCGCCGGCTGGTCGACCGGTTCACCTCGACCTCCGGCGTACGCGAGGACCACGGCGCGCTGCCGACGCTGACCGCCCGCGAGCGCGAGGTGCTGGTGCTGCTCGCCCGCGGACTGTCCAATGCCGAGTTGGCCGCGCAGTTGCAGCTCGGTGAGGCGACGGTGAAGACGCACGTGGCCCGGATCCTGGCCAAGCTCCAGCTGCGCGACCGGGTCCAGGCGGTCATCTTCGCGTACGAGAGCGGCCTGGTCAGCCCCGGTTCGTGA
- a CDS encoding sensor histidine kinase — MPIDLRRLPDRLGVPRTDFALAAILVVVGIVWAATSGGLRGDAAAPVQLDLPGMGLRPQYPALPDIPDVPGVGRVPMPPPDFRPHEEDGGGTSVGMLAVNVIAAGMVAVRRKWPMTALAVAAGAVFVIQDGLLWPGFLAILICAYSAVAYGRSVRWAAALLVVSAIISATLFAQSIPQMPGWASPFAVLVPAGLFAFALRNARGRADAAARRAAALELEQAATARAAIVEERARIARELHDVVSHHVSVMVVQAGAAGKVIDRRPDLAAGALSAIEDSGRAAMAELRHLLGLMAPVDDRLHPQPGLRELDTLVDAVRAAGQPVTLRRDGADVPEGVDLTAYRVVQEGLTNALRHAPGARTAVDIRRDGGDLLVEVSNEVPTAEPGGPGAGRGLLGLRERLRLHDGTLQAGAAPGGGFRLTARIPAAS, encoded by the coding sequence GTGCCGATAGACCTGCGCCGCCTGCCCGACCGCCTCGGGGTGCCCCGGACCGACTTCGCCCTCGCGGCGATCCTCGTGGTGGTCGGGATCGTCTGGGCGGCGACGAGCGGGGGACTGCGGGGTGACGCGGCCGCTCCGGTGCAGCTGGACCTGCCCGGCATGGGCCTGCGGCCCCAGTACCCGGCGCTCCCCGACATCCCGGACGTGCCCGGGGTGGGCCGCGTGCCGATGCCGCCGCCGGACTTCCGCCCGCACGAGGAGGACGGCGGCGGGACGTCGGTCGGCATGCTGGCGGTCAACGTGATCGCCGCGGGGATGGTCGCGGTGCGCCGCAAGTGGCCGATGACCGCGCTCGCCGTCGCGGCCGGAGCCGTGTTCGTGATCCAGGACGGCCTGCTCTGGCCCGGTTTCCTGGCGATCCTGATCTGCGCGTACTCGGCGGTCGCGTACGGCCGGTCCGTGCGATGGGCGGCGGCGCTGCTGGTCGTCTCAGCGATCATCTCCGCGACCCTGTTCGCCCAGTCGATCCCGCAGATGCCCGGCTGGGCCAGCCCGTTCGCGGTGCTGGTGCCCGCGGGCCTGTTCGCGTTCGCGCTGCGCAACGCCCGCGGGCGGGCCGACGCGGCCGCTCGCCGCGCCGCCGCGCTGGAGCTGGAACAGGCGGCGACGGCCCGCGCCGCGATCGTCGAGGAACGGGCGCGCATCGCCCGCGAGCTGCACGACGTGGTCAGCCACCATGTCAGCGTGATGGTGGTGCAGGCCGGCGCGGCCGGGAAGGTCATCGACCGACGGCCCGACCTGGCGGCGGGCGCGCTGTCGGCGATCGAGGACAGCGGCCGGGCCGCGATGGCCGAGCTGCGCCACCTGCTGGGCCTGATGGCGCCGGTCGACGACCGCCTGCACCCGCAGCCCGGCCTGCGCGAACTCGACACCCTCGTCGACGCGGTACGCGCCGCGGGCCAGCCGGTGACGCTGCGCCGCGACGGCGCGGACGTGCCCGAGGGCGTCGACCTGACCGCGTACCGGGTGGTGCAGGAGGGGCTGACCAACGCGCTGCGGCACGCGCCCGGTGCGCGCACCGCGGTGGACATCCGACGCGACGGCGGTGACCTGCTCGTCGAGGTCAGCAACGAGGTCCCGACCGCCGAGCCCGGCGGCCCGGGAGCCGGGCGCGGCCTGCTCGGACTGCGCGAGCGGCTGCGCCTGCACGACGGCACCCTGCAGGCCGGCGCCGCACCGGGCGGCGGGTTCCGGCTGACCGCCCGCATCCCGGCGGCGTCATGA
- a CDS encoding ABC transporter ATP-binding protein: MTELIRLRDVAKAYEAAGPPALAGVDLTVHAGEAVAVMGPSGSGKSTLLNVIAGLDRPTGGSVEVAGVRVDKLSETALARFRSAHIGIIFQFFHLLDEMTVRDNVLLPARLAGTRPAQARSRADELLERLGIVGKADEYPARLSGGQRQRVAIARALMNRPQLLLADEPTGAVDQEAAAGVRDLLHELSADGLTLLLVTHDPQLATAAGRRLITMRDGHAAEAVPA; this comes from the coding sequence ATGACCGAACTGATCCGCCTGCGTGACGTGGCGAAAGCGTACGAGGCGGCCGGGCCGCCCGCCCTGGCGGGCGTCGACCTGACCGTGCACGCCGGGGAGGCCGTGGCGGTCATGGGCCCGTCCGGCAGCGGCAAGTCGACCCTGCTCAACGTCATCGCGGGCCTGGACCGGCCGACCGGCGGCAGCGTCGAGGTCGCCGGGGTGCGCGTCGACAAGCTGTCGGAGACCGCGCTGGCCCGCTTCCGCAGCGCCCACATCGGCATCATCTTCCAGTTCTTCCACCTGCTCGACGAGATGACCGTACGCGACAACGTGCTGCTGCCGGCCCGGCTGGCCGGGACCCGTCCCGCCCAGGCCCGTTCGCGGGCCGACGAGTTGCTCGAACGGCTCGGCATCGTGGGCAAGGCCGACGAGTACCCGGCGCGGCTGTCCGGCGGGCAGCGCCAGCGCGTCGCCATCGCCCGCGCGCTGATGAACCGGCCCCAGCTGCTGCTGGCCGACGAACCCACCGGCGCCGTCGACCAGGAGGCCGCCGCGGGCGTACGCGACCTGTTGCACGAGCTGTCCGCCGACGGCCTGACCCTGCTGCTGGTCACCCACGACCCGCAGCTCGCCACGGCCGCCGGCCGACGGCTGATCACGATGCGCGACGGCCACGCCGCCGAGGCGGTGCCCGCATGA